The Symphalangus syndactylus isolate Jambi chromosome 11, NHGRI_mSymSyn1-v2.1_pri, whole genome shotgun sequence genome contains a region encoding:
- the RPS23 gene encoding small ribosomal subunit protein uS12, with translation MGKCRGLRTARKLRSHRRDQKWHDKQYKKAHLGTALKANPFGGASHAKGIVLEKVGVEAKQPNSAIRKCVRVQLIKNGKKITAFVPNDGCLNFIEENDEVLVAGFGRKGHAVGDIPGVRFKVVKVANVSLLALYKGKKERPRS, from the exons ATGG gcAAGTGTCGTGGACTTCGTACTGCTAGGAAGCTCCGTAGTCACCGACGAGACCAGAAGTGGCATGATAAACAGTATAAGAAAGCTCATTTGGGCACAGCCCTGAAGGCCAACCCTTTTGGAGGTGCTTCTCATGCAAAAGGAATCGTGCTGGAGAAAGT AGGAGTTGAAGCCAAACAGCCAAATTCTGCCATTAGGAAGTGTGTCAGGGTCCAGCTGATCAAGAATGGCAAGAAAATCACAGCCTTTGTACCCAACGACGGTTGCTTGAACTTTATTGAG gaAAACGATGAAGTTCTGGTTGCTGGATTTGGTCGCAAAGGTCATGCTGTTGGTGATATTCCTGGAGTCCGCTTTAAGGTTGTCAAAGTAGCCAATGTGTCTCTTTTGGCCCTATACAAAGGCAAGAAGGAAAGACCAAGATCATAA